In the Paroedura picta isolate Pp20150507F chromosome 15, Ppicta_v3.0, whole genome shotgun sequence genome, one interval contains:
- the DFFB gene encoding DNA fragmentation factor subunit beta isoform X1, with amino-acid sequence MLTKPKSVKIRSLGSDRKYGVAGRSLKEVLSKACVFLQLPASNCRLCMYEDGTEVTESYFRHVPDNTELILLARGEIWHGYVSEIQRFLRASSSQTDDVIHAARGLLSAEEAPKWRKLLVDLIQNLSENIAAESRQEDEKWFEGVESRFKTKSSYMRYSCESRIRGYLKEVTGYASGIHPAAQAKYKTLVEAMSEKLKLERYNGCYFDRKEDERVCLCTTEGWFSCQGPFDKESCPGRHSINPYGNRESRILFSTWNLDHIIEKKRAILPMLAEAVSARDGKEVNWEYFYQLLFTTDNLKLVHIACHKKSSHNLSCDKTKIYRKQRRLRRIPEKRILKAVCQEPLA; translated from the exons ATGTTGACGAAGCCCAAGAGCGTCAAGATTCGCAGCTTGGGCAGTGATCGCAAATACGGGGTGGCGGGGAGAAGCCTGAAAGAAGTGCTGTCCAAGGCCTGCGTCTTCCTTCAG CTTCCCGCTTCCAACTGCCGACTTTGTATGTACGAGGATGGCACGGAGGTGACAGAAAGCTATTTCCGTCACGTTCCAGATAACACCGAGCTTATCCTGTTAGCTCGAGGCGAGATCTGGCACGGCT acGTGAGCGAGATCCAGCGGTTCCTCAGGGCCTCTTCCAGCCAGACGGATGACGTCATTCATGCTGCGCGGGGGCTGCTCTCGGCGGAGGAAGCCCCCAAGTGGCGGAAGCTGCTCGTGGATCTCATTCAGAACCTCAGTGAAAACATTGCCGCCGAAAGTAGACAGGAGGATGAGAAGTGGTTTGAAG GGGTTGAATCCCGCTTTAAGACCAAATCCAGTTACATGCGCTACAGCTGCGAGAGCAGAATCcgaggctacctgaaagag GTTACTGGTTACGCCTCGGGTATCCATCCGGCCGCCCAAGCGAAGTATAAAACGCTCGTGGAAGCCATGTCGGAGAAACTGAAGTTGGAGAGATACAACGGCTGTTATTTCGACAGAAAGGAAGACGAGAGGGTGTGCCTTTGCACAACAGAGGGGTGGTTTTCCTGTCAA GGCCCTTTTGACAAGGAAAGCTGTCCTGGCAGACACTCGATCAATCCTTACGGAAACCGGGAAAGCAGGATCCTCTTCAGCACCTGGAATCTCGACCACAT AATCGAAAAGAAACGGGCGATCCTCCCGATGTTAGCCGAAGCCGTCTCGGCCCGTGACGGAAAGGAAGTAAACTGGGAATACTTCTACCAGTTGTTGTTCACCACTGATAACTTGAAACTTGTGCACATTGCCTGCCACAAGAAAAGCAGCCATAACCTCAGTTGTGACAAAACCAAGATCTACCGAAAACAAAGACGTCTTCGCAGGATCCCAGAGAAACGCATTCTGAAAGCTGTTTGCCAGGAGCCTCTTGCCTAA
- the DFFB gene encoding DNA fragmentation factor subunit beta isoform X2 has product MYEDGTEVTESYFRHVPDNTELILLARGEIWHGYVSEIQRFLRASSSQTDDVIHAARGLLSAEEAPKWRKLLVDLIQNLSENIAAESRQEDEKWFEGVESRFKTKSSYMRYSCESRIRGYLKEVTGYASGIHPAAQAKYKTLVEAMSEKLKLERYNGCYFDRKEDERVCLCTTEGWFSCQGPFDKESCPGRHSINPYGNRESRILFSTWNLDHIIEKKRAILPMLAEAVSARDGKEVNWEYFYQLLFTTDNLKLVHIACHKKSSHNLSCDKTKIYRKQRRLRRIPEKRILKAVCQEPLA; this is encoded by the exons ATGTACGAGGATGGCACGGAGGTGACAGAAAGCTATTTCCGTCACGTTCCAGATAACACCGAGCTTATCCTGTTAGCTCGAGGCGAGATCTGGCACGGCT acGTGAGCGAGATCCAGCGGTTCCTCAGGGCCTCTTCCAGCCAGACGGATGACGTCATTCATGCTGCGCGGGGGCTGCTCTCGGCGGAGGAAGCCCCCAAGTGGCGGAAGCTGCTCGTGGATCTCATTCAGAACCTCAGTGAAAACATTGCCGCCGAAAGTAGACAGGAGGATGAGAAGTGGTTTGAAG GGGTTGAATCCCGCTTTAAGACCAAATCCAGTTACATGCGCTACAGCTGCGAGAGCAGAATCcgaggctacctgaaagag GTTACTGGTTACGCCTCGGGTATCCATCCGGCCGCCCAAGCGAAGTATAAAACGCTCGTGGAAGCCATGTCGGAGAAACTGAAGTTGGAGAGATACAACGGCTGTTATTTCGACAGAAAGGAAGACGAGAGGGTGTGCCTTTGCACAACAGAGGGGTGGTTTTCCTGTCAA GGCCCTTTTGACAAGGAAAGCTGTCCTGGCAGACACTCGATCAATCCTTACGGAAACCGGGAAAGCAGGATCCTCTTCAGCACCTGGAATCTCGACCACAT AATCGAAAAGAAACGGGCGATCCTCCCGATGTTAGCCGAAGCCGTCTCGGCCCGTGACGGAAAGGAAGTAAACTGGGAATACTTCTACCAGTTGTTGTTCACCACTGATAACTTGAAACTTGTGCACATTGCCTGCCACAAGAAAAGCAGCCATAACCTCAGTTGTGACAAAACCAAGATCTACCGAAAACAAAGACGTCTTCGCAGGATCCCAGAGAAACGCATTCTGAAAGCTGTTTGCCAGGAGCCTCTTGCCTAA
- the C15H1orf174 gene encoding UPF0688 protein C1orf174 homolog, whose protein sequence is MRARRGPSRKATGRRPPKKLKCEKRNRAQLKRPEVDVCANTSSSLFSKEPANKIAEANECSPHPPTLKMMLQSEGKVIPKIKAESLVDEADLCADSSVLGANDCSSKVEEEALFLPSIHNEEEEEEEEEEEADCRSGYSDDSEMEPEEPQDCFLELDNSAFLNEDSNQPLPVDRFFGSVAFMQDLPAPTLVRAPANRREFRKLHFIAKDDDDDDEDEEGI, encoded by the exons GGTCCTTCACGCAAAGCTACTGGCAGGCGCCCTCCAAAGAAGCTGAAATGTGAAAAGCGGAACCGAGCACAGTTGAAGAGACCTGAGGTGGATGTCTGTGCCaacaccagcagcagcctcttctCAAAGGAGCCGGCAAATAAAATAGCAGAAGCGAATGAGTGCTCACCGCATCCTCCCACCCTCAAGATGATGCTGCAGAGTGAAGGAAAAGTGATTCCAAAGATCAAGGCTGAATCACTGGTGGACGAAGCTGACCTTTGTGCAGACTCTTCTGTCCTTGGTGCAAATGACTGCTCGTCAAAGGTTGAGGAGGAGGCTCTCTTCCTGCCTAGTATCCAcaatgaagaggaggaagaggaggaggaagaagaagaggcggATTGTAGGTCTGGCTACTCAGACGACTCGGAAATGGAACCGGAGGAACCGCAGGACTGTTTCCTTGAGCTAGACAATAGCGCGTTTCTGAATGAGGACAGTAACCAGCCACTGCCGGTGGACCGCTTCTTTGGAAGTGTGGCATTCATGCAG GACCTCCCGGCTCCTACTCTTGTGAGGGCTCCTGCCAACCGGCGAGAATTTCGGAAGCTACATTTCATAGCCaaagatgatgatgacgacgacgagGATGAAGAAGGCATTTGA